A single Paraburkholderia sp. FT54 DNA region contains:
- a CDS encoding enoyl-CoA hydratase-related protein has product MTDLTHRGQSLLQDLDGFSIEIDAQRERADIILHRPPLNVISMHARDQLRAAFEALDEDPRVRVIVVRAKGEHFSSGGDIKGFLEASPETVSKLAWNIAAPARCSKPVIAANRGFCFGVGFELSLACDFRIATDTTFYALPEQKLGQIPGSGGSARLQQMVGIGRTKDIVMRSRRIPGKQAYEWGIAVECVADSELEATTDALVDELRAFSPLAQRTAKKLLNDTEDAPLSIAIELEGHCYSRLRTSDDFREGVEAFHGKRKPVFRGS; this is encoded by the coding sequence ATGACCGATTTGACTCACCGCGGCCAGAGCCTGCTGCAAGACCTCGACGGCTTTTCCATCGAGATCGACGCGCAACGCGAGCGGGCCGACATCATCCTGCACCGGCCGCCGCTGAACGTGATCTCGATGCATGCGCGCGACCAGTTGCGCGCCGCCTTCGAGGCGCTCGACGAAGACCCGCGCGTGCGCGTGATCGTGGTGCGCGCCAAGGGTGAACATTTTTCTAGCGGTGGCGACATCAAGGGCTTTCTCGAAGCATCGCCGGAAACCGTGTCGAAGCTCGCCTGGAACATCGCCGCGCCCGCGCGCTGCTCGAAGCCGGTGATCGCCGCCAATCGCGGCTTCTGCTTTGGCGTGGGCTTCGAACTGTCGCTCGCGTGCGACTTCCGCATTGCCACCGACACCACCTTTTACGCGCTGCCGGAACAGAAGCTCGGCCAGATTCCGGGTTCCGGCGGCTCGGCCCGTTTGCAGCAGATGGTCGGCATTGGCCGCACCAAGGACATCGTGATGCGCTCGCGCCGCATTCCGGGCAAGCAGGCTTACGAGTGGGGCATCGCGGTCGAATGCGTGGCCGACTCCGAACTCGAAGCGACGACCGACGCGCTGGTGGACGAACTGCGCGCCTTCTCGCCGCTCGCGCAACGCACCGCGAAGAAGCTGCTCAACGATACCGAGGACGCGCCGCTATCGATCGCGATCGAACTCGAAGGACACTGCTATAGCCGCCTGCGCACCTCCGACGATTTCCGCGAAGGCGTCGAGGCATTTCACGGCAAGCGCAAGCCGGTGTTCCGCGGCAGTTGA
- a CDS encoding MFS transporter, translating to MSVAAQNGAALPAVDQRQVMGAVMASCLGWALDLFDLFVLLFVAPVVGRLFFPSEHAMLSLAAVYASFAVTLLMRPLGSAWFGSYADRHGRKGAMIIAVVGVGLSTATFGVLPTVAQVGLVAPILFLVLRLVQGVFVGGVVASTHTIGTESVAPKYRGAVSGLIGGGGAGLGALLASLTYLAMSALFPGPAFDVWGWRCMFFTGIISSVLGLFVFSSLEESPLWKKLAAEKAAKAAAQKSDTPVEIVRSPVRTLFSRDYRSILLVNLLLTIGGGSGYYLTSGYLPTFLKVVSHAPNGAAAAILLICSVAVVIASVAAGHLSTFIGRKSAFIWLGLIRLFALPALFLLLPTAQSITMIGVYAVILSALGSAGYAPILIFLNERFPTAIRATGTGLSWNIGFAIGGMMPTAVSLVAKDASELPMTLAIFVGAISVIFLIGAFVVPETRGRLEQGAVRGTV from the coding sequence ATGTCTGTAGCAGCGCAAAATGGCGCCGCCTTGCCCGCGGTAGACCAGCGGCAAGTGATGGGTGCGGTAATGGCCTCGTGCCTCGGCTGGGCACTGGATCTGTTCGATCTGTTCGTGTTGCTGTTCGTCGCGCCGGTGGTCGGGCGGCTGTTCTTCCCGTCCGAGCACGCGATGCTTTCGCTGGCCGCGGTCTATGCGTCGTTTGCCGTGACGCTGCTGATGCGACCGCTCGGCTCGGCATGGTTCGGTTCCTATGCGGACCGTCACGGACGCAAGGGCGCGATGATCATCGCGGTGGTCGGCGTGGGTCTCTCCACGGCCACGTTCGGCGTGCTGCCGACCGTCGCGCAAGTCGGCCTCGTCGCGCCGATCCTGTTCCTCGTGCTGCGCCTCGTGCAGGGCGTGTTCGTGGGCGGCGTGGTGGCGTCGACGCATACCATCGGCACCGAATCGGTCGCGCCGAAATATCGCGGCGCGGTGTCGGGGCTGATCGGCGGCGGCGGAGCGGGGCTCGGCGCGTTGCTCGCCTCGCTCACGTATCTGGCAATGTCGGCGCTGTTCCCCGGCCCGGCGTTCGATGTGTGGGGCTGGCGCTGCATGTTCTTCACCGGCATCATCAGTTCGGTGCTCGGGCTGTTCGTCTTCAGCAGTCTCGAAGAGTCGCCGCTGTGGAAAAAGCTCGCCGCCGAAAAGGCCGCCAAGGCCGCGGCTCAGAAGTCCGACACGCCGGTCGAAATCGTGCGCTCGCCGGTGCGTACGCTGTTCTCGCGCGACTATCGCTCGATCCTGCTGGTCAACCTGCTGCTGACCATCGGCGGCGGTAGCGGCTACTACCTGACCTCGGGCTATCTGCCCACCTTCCTCAAGGTGGTGAGCCACGCGCCGAACGGCGCCGCGGCGGCGATCCTGCTGATCTGCAGCGTGGCGGTGGTGATTGCATCGGTGGCGGCGGGGCATCTGAGCACGTTCATCGGGCGCAAGAGCGCTTTCATCTGGCTCGGCCTGATTCGCCTGTTCGCGTTGCCCGCGCTGTTCCTGCTGCTGCCCACGGCGCAAAGCATCACGATGATCGGCGTGTACGCGGTGATTCTCAGCGCGCTCGGCAGTGCGGGCTACGCGCCGATCCTGATCTTCCTGAACGAACGGTTCCCGACCGCGATTCGCGCGACGGGCACGGGGCTCTCGTGGAACATCGGTTTTGCGATCGGCGGCATGATGCCGACCGCCGTGTCGCTGGTGGCCAAAGATGCGAGCGAGTTGCCGATGACGCTGGCGATCTTCGTCGGAGCGATCAGCGTGATTTTCCTGATCGGCGCGTTCGTCGTGCCGGAGACGCGCGGCAGGCTCGAACAGGGCGCGGTGCGCGGAACGGTCTAG
- a CDS encoding copper resistance protein CopC yields MMKHQRLRGFGATAKLTALFAGLALASGAFAHVFPQKQEPGAGATVASPAQVRVIFDGPLEAAFSSLTVTDASGKQVNTQKAAVDAHQPALIVVPLPPLAAGHYTVHWVAVASDGHRTHGDYAFNVK; encoded by the coding sequence ATGATGAAACACCAACGCTTGCGCGGGTTCGGCGCTACCGCGAAGCTAACGGCGCTGTTTGCCGGTCTCGCACTCGCGAGCGGGGCCTTCGCGCATGTATTCCCTCAAAAGCAGGAGCCGGGAGCAGGCGCGACGGTAGCATCGCCCGCTCAGGTGCGGGTGATTTTCGACGGGCCGCTCGAAGCGGCGTTCAGCTCGCTGACGGTGACCGACGCGAGCGGCAAGCAGGTCAACACGCAGAAGGCCGCGGTCGATGCGCATCAACCGGCGCTGATCGTCGTGCCCTTGCCGCCGCTCGCGGCGGGTCACTACACGGTGCATTGGGTGGCCGTGGCGTCGGACGGACATCGCACCCATGGCGACTACGCGTTCAATGTGAAGTAG
- a CDS encoding DUF2946 domain-containing protein, which translates to MSRFYRKIGSWLGLFAILMASLAPTISHTLAARSDESAMSAEHCDMPSMASMGSMDSMDSMDSMQDDTPDATSVASNAADQTGGKHTPHTVMSDGDACGYCSLLAHMPVVPSVEALFVVTVRALQHTVATRFESVRRVEPLTPAQPRAPPFAS; encoded by the coding sequence GTGAGTCGTTTCTATCGGAAGATCGGCAGTTGGCTGGGATTGTTCGCGATCCTGATGGCCTCGCTCGCGCCGACGATCTCGCACACGCTCGCCGCACGCAGCGATGAAAGCGCCATGTCAGCCGAGCATTGCGACATGCCGTCGATGGCGTCCATGGGTTCGATGGACTCGATGGACTCGATGGACTCGATGCAGGACGACACGCCGGACGCGACATCGGTCGCGTCCAACGCGGCCGATCAGACAGGCGGCAAACACACCCCTCACACCGTCATGTCCGACGGCGACGCCTGCGGCTACTGCAGCCTGCTTGCCCACATGCCCGTCGTGCCGAGCGTCGAGGCACTGTTCGTCGTCACCGTCCGCGCTTTGCAGCACACCGTCGCGACCCGCTTCGAGAGCGTGCGCCGCGTCGAGCCGCTCACCCCCGCTCAACCCCGCGCCCCTCCGTTCGCATCCTGA
- a CDS encoding ProQ/FinO family protein → MGFEQLAELKKQLAAARREAAPAAKSGAKPGSRPASKDAPKPAAKPAAKDASKPGARPARKPAPPRRAAPAAAPAAASDAKPVVEAKPVDPVVKSIGRLQKRFPIAFPKNPAPKLPLKVGIFEDLVAHAKELSLSEAELRDAIKTWCRGSRYWKCLVEGAARVDLTGAEAGKVTAQEAAGAQRLQAHRAGKGAKAAAGAPNAHANATAEAATEAGAQPAAEAANAPAEAPNASAGTANAPAEAVAASQAGEAGSAQTGSTDTPAVHETAHEAAAEPATSPATREA, encoded by the coding sequence ATGGGTTTCGAACAACTCGCTGAATTGAAGAAGCAATTGGCCGCGGCTCGCCGCGAGGCTGCGCCTGCCGCGAAGTCCGGCGCGAAGCCTGGCTCGAGGCCTGCTTCGAAGGACGCTCCCAAGCCTGCTGCCAAGCCGGCTGCCAAGGATGCTTCCAAGCCGGGCGCGAGGCCGGCCCGCAAGCCCGCGCCGCCGCGCCGTGCTGCGCCTGCCGCCGCGCCCGCCGCTGCGTCCGACGCCAAACCGGTGGTGGAGGCGAAGCCGGTGGACCCGGTGGTGAAATCGATCGGGCGGCTGCAGAAGCGCTTCCCCATTGCCTTCCCCAAGAATCCGGCGCCCAAGCTGCCGCTCAAGGTCGGTATTTTCGAAGACCTCGTGGCGCACGCTAAGGAACTGTCGTTGAGCGAAGCCGAATTGCGCGACGCGATCAAGACGTGGTGCCGTGGCAGCCGCTACTGGAAATGTCTCGTGGAAGGCGCGGCTCGCGTCGATCTGACGGGCGCGGAGGCGGGCAAGGTCACGGCGCAGGAGGCCGCGGGCGCGCAGCGTCTGCAGGCGCATCGCGCGGGCAAGGGTGCGAAGGCGGCAGCCGGCGCGCCGAACGCGCATGCAAACGCGACCGCCGAAGCGGCCACGGAAGCGGGCGCTCAGCCCGCCGCCGAGGCAGCGAACGCGCCGGCCGAAGCGCCGAATGCGTCAGCCGGGACAGCGAATGCGCCGGCCGAGGCCGTCGCGGCCTCGCAAGCGGGCGAAGCGGGCAGTGCGCAGACCGGCTCGACGGATACGCCGGCGGTCCACGAAACCGCCCACGAAGCCGCCGCTGAACCGGCGACCTCGCCGGCCACTCGCGAAGCGTAA
- a CDS encoding AMP-binding protein, translating into MLDLGRTFLQSVERSPDALALVDGELTLTYAQWHRLIVNVAEGLRRLGLVHGDRLLVVLQNRWEMATLHWACQFAGVVIVPLNWRAKPEELEYCVTDAGVNAIVYEPVCADAVAQSPAAQRLPRIGLDDAQGCTASFATLTEQSTPDTPGAGQTRATADDHSLILYTSGTTGKAKGVPRRHRHERAAALAHVAQNLYGHGERTLGVMPLYHTMGVRSLLSMALVDGLFVCVRRWNARFALDAIARHKLTCLYLVPTLYHDLLADPAFASIDTSTVKKLGFAGAPMNDGLLKRLTAAFKPDLFVNHYGSSEVYTFSIDQDATRKPGSAGRAGINTRLRVVRLDAHTPEDLAQVGEEGQIIADLLGDEAFEGYWNRPDANAKSLREGWYFTGDTGFFDAEGDLYVSGRVDDMIISGGENISPVDIESVLSLHPAVDEVAVAGVKDERWGQRVVAFVKRRDYVDAETLDAHCRTSDLVNFKRPREYVFVDDIPKSPVGKILRRKLSAGEYQRDTCGEAIAHHTQTTKE; encoded by the coding sequence ATGCTTGATCTCGGCCGAACCTTTCTGCAGAGCGTGGAACGCAGCCCCGACGCGTTGGCCCTGGTCGACGGCGAACTGACGCTGACGTATGCGCAGTGGCACCGGCTCATCGTGAACGTTGCCGAAGGCCTGCGCCGTTTGGGGCTCGTGCATGGCGACCGCTTGCTGGTGGTGCTGCAAAACCGCTGGGAAATGGCGACCCTGCACTGGGCCTGTCAATTTGCGGGCGTGGTGATCGTGCCGCTGAACTGGCGCGCGAAACCGGAGGAGCTCGAATACTGCGTGACCGACGCCGGTGTAAATGCCATCGTCTACGAACCGGTCTGCGCCGATGCGGTCGCGCAAAGTCCCGCAGCGCAACGTCTGCCGCGTATCGGTCTCGACGACGCGCAAGGCTGCACCGCGAGCTTCGCAACGCTGACGGAGCAAAGTACGCCCGATACGCCGGGCGCCGGGCAAACACGCGCGACTGCCGACGACCACTCACTGATTCTTTACACCTCGGGCACCACCGGCAAGGCGAAAGGCGTGCCGCGCCGCCATCGTCACGAACGCGCCGCCGCGCTCGCGCACGTCGCGCAGAATCTGTATGGCCACGGCGAACGCACGCTCGGCGTGATGCCGCTTTATCACACGATGGGCGTGCGTTCGCTGCTCTCGATGGCGCTGGTGGACGGCCTGTTCGTCTGCGTGCGCCGCTGGAATGCGCGCTTCGCACTCGATGCCATCGCGCGGCACAAGCTCACCTGTCTCTATCTGGTGCCGACGCTGTATCACGATCTGCTTGCCGATCCGGCATTCGCGTCGATCGATACGTCGACGGTGAAGAAGCTCGGCTTTGCCGGCGCGCCGATGAACGATGGTCTGCTCAAGCGCCTCACGGCGGCGTTCAAGCCGGATCTGTTCGTCAATCACTACGGCTCGTCCGAGGTCTACACCTTCAGCATCGATCAGGACGCCACGCGCAAGCCGGGCAGTGCGGGTCGCGCGGGCATCAACACGCGTTTGCGCGTCGTCAGGCTCGACGCGCATACACCCGAAGACCTCGCGCAAGTGGGAGAGGAAGGCCAGATCATCGCCGACCTGCTTGGCGACGAAGCCTTCGAAGGCTACTGGAACCGTCCCGATGCGAACGCCAAGTCGTTGCGCGAGGGCTGGTACTTCACGGGCGACACCGGGTTCTTCGACGCGGAAGGTGACCTGTACGTATCGGGCCGCGTCGATGACATGATCATCAGCGGTGGCGAGAACATCTCGCCGGTCGATATCGAGTCGGTGCTGTCGCTGCATCCCGCCGTCGACGAGGTCGCGGTGGCCGGCGTGAAGGACGAGCGCTGGGGGCAACGCGTGGTCGCCTTCGTCAAGCGCCGCGACTACGTCGATGCCGAGACGCTCGATGCGCATTGCCGCACGTCCGACCTCGTCAACTTCAAGCGTCCGCGCGAATACGTGTTCGTCGACGACATACCGAAGTCGCCAGTCGGCAAGATTCTGCGCCGCAAGCTGTCGGCGGGCGAGTACCAACGCGACACGTGCGGCGAAGCCATTGCACATCACACGCAAACCACCAAGGAGTAA
- a CDS encoding TAXI family TRAP transporter solute-binding subunit, with product MKAQRVRPPHFPGEEPHAEWRDHTLLYAVVAALIILMVTLVVWLVDPAPPKTITLSAGPHDSSFLVAAEQYRKILARNGIKLNVLESDGSVQNLQRLLDPKQHVDVALVQGGVADGHDTSSLMSLGSVFYIPVVVFYRGTGLSQLSQLEGKRIAVGREGSGTRLLALKLLDANGIEPGGDTTLVPSDGLQAATQLVAGDVDAAILNGDSATRGLMLRLLKVPGVSVMNFAEASAYTRLFPYLDQIDLPAGVLDLRRRIPPETVHLISPTVELVARTTLHPAISDLLIEAAQEVHGMPGLLQRAGEFPSPVAREYQISEDAQRYYKTGKSFLYRTLPFWLASIGDRTLVLLLPMAVLLFPSMRLIPALYRWRVRSRIYRYYGSLIAIERGALADSTEDERKRLFAELDQIEDSLNRLRMPLAYADAFYVLREHVGFVRSRLGAASRQGSHP from the coding sequence ATGAAAGCGCAGCGCGTGCGTCCCCCGCATTTTCCCGGCGAAGAGCCGCATGCCGAGTGGCGCGATCACACCCTGCTCTATGCCGTCGTGGCCGCGCTCATCATACTCATGGTCACGCTGGTCGTCTGGCTGGTCGATCCGGCGCCGCCCAAGACGATCACCCTGAGCGCCGGTCCGCATGACAGCTCGTTTCTGGTCGCCGCCGAGCAGTACAGGAAGATCCTCGCCCGCAACGGCATCAAGCTGAACGTGCTGGAGTCCGACGGCTCCGTGCAGAACCTGCAACGTCTGCTGGACCCGAAGCAGCACGTCGACGTCGCGCTCGTGCAAGGCGGTGTGGCCGACGGCCACGACACCTCATCGCTGATGTCGCTCGGCAGCGTGTTTTATATTCCGGTGGTGGTGTTCTATCGCGGCACGGGCCTGAGCCAGCTTTCGCAACTGGAAGGCAAACGGATCGCGGTGGGCCGCGAAGGGAGCGGCACGCGCCTGCTGGCCCTCAAACTGCTGGATGCCAACGGCATCGAGCCGGGCGGCGACACCACGCTGGTGCCGAGCGACGGCTTGCAGGCCGCCACCCAACTGGTCGCGGGCGACGTGGACGCGGCGATCCTGAACGGCGACTCGGCCACGCGCGGCCTGATGCTGCGCCTGCTCAAGGTGCCCGGCGTGTCGGTGATGAACTTCGCCGAAGCGAGCGCCTATACGCGTCTGTTTCCCTATCTGGACCAGATCGACCTGCCGGCCGGCGTGCTGGATCTGCGGCGCAGGATTCCGCCTGAAACCGTGCATCTGATCAGCCCGACCGTCGAACTGGTGGCGCGCACCACGTTGCATCCGGCCATCTCCGATCTGCTGATCGAAGCGGCACAGGAGGTGCATGGCATGCCGGGCCTGTTGCAGCGCGCGGGAGAATTTCCGAGTCCGGTCGCGCGTGAATATCAGATCAGCGAGGACGCGCAGCGCTACTACAAGACGGGCAAGAGCTTTCTGTACCGCACGCTGCCGTTCTGGCTGGCGAGCATCGGCGACCGCACGCTGGTTCTGCTACTGCCGATGGCCGTGCTGCTGTTCCCGTCCATGCGGCTGATTCCGGCGCTTTACCGCTGGCGGGTGCGCTCGCGCATCTATCGTTATTACGGTTCGCTGATTGCGATCGAACGCGGCGCGCTCGCCGATTCGACCGAGGATGAGCGCAAACGGCTCTTCGCGGAACTGGATCAGATCGAGGATTCGTTGAATCGGCTGCGCATGCCGCTCGCTTACGCCGACGCGTTCTATGTGCTGCGCGAACACGTCGGCTTCGTGCGCAGCCGGCTGGGGGCTGCGTCGCGGCAAGGCAGCCACCCCTAG
- a CDS encoding HoxN/HupN/NixA family nickel/cobalt transporter produces the protein MTEFVKALPAAKPGYQRRRIAWLYALLLTFNLAAWLAAFMAFRGYPLLMGSCLLAYSFGLRHAVDADHIAAIDNVTRKLMQSGQRPLTAGLMFSLGHSTIVVLATLGIAVTAMALQTQLNGFRETGAMIGTLVSTFFLFAIALLNLIVQRSVLRAFRRVRRGEPCVDEDLDMLLANRGFLARLFRPLFRLITRSWHMYPLGFLFGLGFDTATEVGLLGISAAGAAQGMSIWSILVFPVLFTAGMTLIDTTDSMLMLGAYGWAFVKPVRKLYYNLTITTISVLVALLIGSIEGLGLVVDKLHLSGGFWQTVAVLNDNFGMLGYAIVGVFASAWLLSAAVYKWRRIGEIEIRS, from the coding sequence ATGACGGAGTTCGTGAAGGCGCTCCCCGCAGCGAAGCCCGGATATCAGCGCCGGCGGATCGCATGGCTCTACGCGTTGCTACTGACCTTCAATCTCGCCGCGTGGCTCGCGGCCTTCATGGCGTTTCGCGGCTATCCGCTGCTGATGGGTTCCTGTCTGCTGGCGTACTCGTTCGGTTTGCGGCACGCCGTGGACGCGGACCACATCGCCGCCATCGACAACGTCACGCGCAAGCTCATGCAGTCCGGCCAGCGTCCGCTGACGGCAGGGTTGATGTTCTCGCTCGGCCACTCCACCATCGTCGTACTGGCGACGCTCGGCATTGCCGTCACCGCCATGGCCTTGCAAACTCAACTGAACGGGTTCAGGGAAACGGGCGCGATGATCGGCACGCTCGTCTCGACGTTTTTCCTGTTCGCCATCGCGCTGCTGAACCTCATCGTGCAGCGCTCGGTGCTGCGCGCGTTTCGGCGCGTGCGCCGCGGCGAACCCTGCGTCGACGAAGATCTCGACATGCTGCTCGCCAATCGCGGCTTCCTGGCGCGCCTCTTCCGGCCGCTCTTCCGCCTGATCACACGAAGCTGGCACATGTACCCGCTCGGCTTCCTGTTCGGCCTCGGTTTCGATACCGCGACCGAAGTCGGCTTGCTCGGCATTTCCGCGGCGGGCGCCGCGCAAGGCATGTCGATCTGGTCGATCCTCGTGTTTCCGGTGCTGTTTACGGCGGGCATGACCCTGATCGATACCACCGACAGCATGCTCATGCTGGGCGCTTACGGCTGGGCATTCGTGAAGCCGGTCCGCAAGCTCTACTACAACCTCACCATCACGACGATTTCGGTGCTGGTGGCGCTGCTGATCGGCAGCATCGAAGGCCTTGGGCTGGTCGTCGACAAGCTGCATCTGAGTGGCGGATTCTGGCAGACGGTGGCGGTTCTCAACGATAACTTCGGAATGCTCGGTTATGCGATCGTCGGGGTCTTCGCGTCCGCCTGGTTATTGTCCGCGGCGGTCTACAAATGGCGGCGAATCGGGGAGATAGAGATACGCTCCTGA
- a CDS encoding LysR family transcriptional regulator — translation MDLKQIQYFIALFEDGSVTRAAKRLNIVQPALSMQISKLETELRQKLFERGPHGMTPTDAARQMYRLYTPIMRDIERARDQLSRQDAIVTGRVSLGMVSSEAESVLPESLARFNAMFPQVEVSVADGFSAQLIDAVEAGRLDAAIINKPRGRLALDVVPLLDEEMVLVTSAALGPDLPPAIDLATLAGIELVLPTRRNGLRGVLDAALLAADVVIKPKFEIDLLNTIVQFVEQSGVATILPRVVVQRKVDEGVLCARTITSPPIVRHIIRVSHPKRPIGPAAHALIDIIGEEIRRVTTGVPVA, via the coding sequence ATGGACCTCAAGCAAATCCAGTATTTCATCGCGCTTTTCGAAGACGGCTCCGTCACGCGCGCCGCGAAACGGCTCAATATCGTGCAACCCGCGCTCAGCATGCAGATTTCGAAGCTCGAAACCGAATTGCGCCAGAAACTCTTCGAACGCGGGCCGCACGGCATGACGCCGACCGACGCGGCGCGCCAGATGTACCGCCTGTACACGCCGATCATGCGCGACATCGAGCGGGCGCGCGATCAGCTGAGCCGGCAGGATGCGATCGTCACGGGGCGCGTGTCGCTCGGCATGGTGTCCTCGGAGGCGGAGAGCGTGCTGCCGGAGTCGCTCGCCAGGTTCAACGCTATGTTCCCGCAGGTCGAGGTGTCGGTCGCCGACGGTTTCAGCGCGCAGTTGATCGACGCGGTCGAAGCGGGCCGGTTGGATGCGGCCATCATCAACAAGCCGCGCGGGCGCCTCGCACTCGACGTGGTGCCCCTGCTCGACGAGGAAATGGTGCTGGTGACGAGCGCCGCGCTCGGGCCCGACCTGCCGCCAGCCATCGATCTCGCGACTCTGGCCGGCATCGAACTGGTGCTGCCGACCCGCCGCAATGGCCTGCGCGGCGTGCTGGACGCGGCGCTGCTGGCCGCCGACGTGGTCATCAAGCCGAAGTTCGAGATCGACCTGCTGAACACCATCGTGCAGTTCGTCGAGCAGAGCGGCGTCGCGACGATCCTGCCGCGCGTGGTGGTTCAGCGCAAGGTCGACGAAGGCGTGCTGTGCGCGCGCACCATCACATCGCCGCCGATCGTGCGGCACATCATCCGCGTGAGCCATCCCAAGCGGCCGATCGGGCCGGCGGCGCACGCGCTGATCGACATCATCGGCGAAGAGATCCGGCGTGTGACGACGGGTGTACCGGTTGCCTGA
- a CDS encoding GMC family oxidoreductase N-terminal domain-containing protein, with protein MERFDYVIVGGGSAGCVLAHRLSADASLRVALIEAGADTPPGKVPAAILDSYPMPVFYGDKYIWPALKASATRTAAPRVYEQGRVMGGGSSINVQSANRGLPRDYDDWAANGASGWAWQDVLPYFRKLESDVNFPGSELHGSDGPVPIRRIQPAQWPAFCHAFANGMRENGFEALQDQNAEFGDGYFPGAFSNLDDRRVSSAAAYLDEATRQRRNLHIYADLRVESIVMVGRVARGVVAVERSGVRIRFDANEVVLSAGALQSPALLMRAGIGAKAELDALGIECRVDLPGVGRNLQDHPSLTFCHFLERRFRMPLSRRRASMTAARFSSGVAGCDESDLYLSSATRAAWHALGNRLGLFFLWCNRPYSRGRVQLASADPAVAPRVDLNLLDDPRDLARLAYGVRMLAKIVEASGLGDNPRDFFPAAFSPRVKALSRVGAGNAMLISLLGTLLDTPAPLRRLLIEQFFTRGQRMSALLGEPGALEDFIRANVFGVWHASGTCRMGDPNDVMAVTDTSGSVHGAQGLRVVDASLMPRLPSANTNIPTIMMAEKIADAMLARHAANAANAASNTPFAMAQP; from the coding sequence ATGGAGCGCTTCGACTACGTGATCGTCGGCGGCGGATCGGCTGGGTGCGTGCTCGCGCATCGCCTGTCGGCGGATGCGTCGTTGCGGGTCGCGCTGATCGAAGCGGGCGCGGATACGCCGCCGGGCAAGGTGCCGGCGGCGATTCTCGACAGCTATCCGATGCCGGTTTTCTACGGTGACAAGTACATCTGGCCGGCCCTTAAGGCGAGCGCCACCCGCACCGCCGCGCCTCGCGTGTACGAGCAGGGCCGCGTGATGGGCGGCGGTTCGAGCATCAACGTGCAGTCGGCCAATCGCGGCCTGCCGCGCGACTACGATGACTGGGCCGCCAACGGTGCGAGCGGCTGGGCATGGCAGGACGTGCTGCCGTATTTCCGCAAGCTCGAAAGCGATGTGAATTTTCCCGGCAGTGAGTTGCACGGCAGCGATGGCCCGGTGCCGATCCGCCGTATTCAGCCCGCGCAGTGGCCGGCGTTCTGCCATGCCTTCGCCAACGGCATGCGGGAAAACGGTTTTGAAGCACTGCAGGATCAGAACGCTGAATTCGGCGACGGCTATTTTCCCGGCGCGTTTTCGAACCTCGACGACCGGCGCGTATCGAGCGCAGCAGCATATCTCGACGAGGCGACGCGCCAACGCCGCAATCTGCACATCTATGCGGACTTGCGCGTCGAGTCGATCGTCATGGTAGGGCGTGTCGCGCGCGGCGTGGTCGCGGTGGAGCGCAGCGGTGTACGTATCCGTTTCGATGCGAACGAGGTCGTGTTAAGCGCGGGCGCGTTGCAATCCCCCGCGTTGCTGATGCGGGCCGGCATCGGCGCGAAGGCGGAACTCGACGCGCTCGGCATCGAGTGCCGGGTCGATCTGCCGGGCGTGGGACGCAATCTGCAGGACCATCCGTCGCTCACGTTCTGTCATTTTCTCGAGCGGCGTTTTCGCATGCCGCTCTCGCGCCGTCGCGCGAGCATGACAGCCGCGCGCTTTAGCTCGGGCGTCGCCGGTTGCGATGAGTCCGATCTGTATCTGTCGAGTGCGACGCGCGCCGCCTGGCATGCGCTCGGCAACCGGCTCGGTCTGTTTTTTCTCTGGTGCAACCGGCCTTATTCGCGCGGCCGCGTGCAACTCGCGTCCGCTGATCCAGCCGTAGCGCCGCGTGTCGATCTGAATCTGCTCGACGATCCGCGCGATCTCGCGCGCCTCGCGTACGGCGTGCGGATGCTGGCGAAGATCGTCGAGGCGTCGGGTCTCGGCGATAACCCGCGCGACTTTTTTCCGGCCGCGTTTTCACCGCGCGTGAAAGCGCTGAGCCGGGTCGGCGCGGGCAATGCGATGCTGATTTCGCTGCTCGGCACGCTGCTCGATACGCCGGCGCCGCTGCGGCGGCTGCTGATCGAGCAGTTCTTCACGCGGGGCCAGCGCATGTCCGCCCTGCTGGGCGAGCCAGGCGCGCTCGAAGACTTCATCCGCGCGAATGTGTTCGGCGTCTGGCACGCCAGCGGTACTTGCCGCATGGGCGACCCGAACGACGTCATGGCGGTGACCGACACTTCGGGCAGCGTGCACGGCGCGCAGGGCCTGCGGGTCGTCGACGCGTCGCTGATGCCGCGCCTGCCCTCGGCGAATACGAATATCCCGACCATCATGATGGCCGAAAAAATCGCCGACGCGATGCTCGCGCGGCACGCGGCAAATGCGGCAAATGCGGCGTCGAACACGCCGTTCGCCATGGCCCAGCCATAA